The Methanoregula boonei 6A8 genome has a window encoding:
- a CDS encoding DUF429 domain-containing protein, producing MPLGIPDLLIDTLLVGIRSAYKDPSCVGIDLTGSERRPTGLCVLRGKNASLSLAWTDAEILSAIDAAGTGLVAIDSSLGLPAGRCCAEDTCECRKYGIMRDCERTLRRRGIRVYPTLIKSLQKLTVRGIHLAGQLREWGYEVIESYPGAIQDILSIHRKKVDPALLRAGLDKTGIRIHNEGDHVTHDELDALTAALGGYFYLAGWYEAIGNADEGYLILPDLTRIPEE from the coding sequence ATGCCCCTCGGTATCCCGGATCTCCTGATCGATACGCTTCTTGTCGGCATTCGCTCTGCATATAAGGATCCCTCCTGCGTCGGCATCGATCTCACCGGTTCCGAGCGCCGGCCCACGGGCCTCTGTGTGCTTCGGGGCAAAAATGCCTCCCTTTCCCTTGCATGGACCGACGCGGAGATCCTCTCGGCCATCGACGCCGCCGGGACCGGCCTTGTTGCCATCGACTCTTCCCTCGGGCTCCCAGCCGGGAGATGCTGTGCCGAGGATACCTGCGAGTGCAGGAAGTATGGGATCATGCGGGACTGCGAGCGCACCCTCCGCAGGCGCGGGATACGCGTGTACCCGACGCTGATTAAAAGTTTGCAGAAGCTGACGGTGAGAGGCATACATCTGGCAGGTCAGCTCCGGGAATGGGGTTACGAGGTAATCGAGAGCTACCCGGGGGCAATCCAGGACATCCTTTCTATCCACAGAAAAAAGGTTGATCCTGCCCTGCTCCGGGCAGGTCTTGATAAGACCGGCATCCGGATTCATAACGAGGGGGATCACGTGACCCACGATGAACTTGATGCCCTGACCGCGGCGCTGGGCGGGTATTTTTACCTTGCCGGCTGGTACGAGGCGATCGGGAATGCAGATGAGGGGTACCTGATTCTCCCCGATCTCACTAGGATCCCTGAAGAATAA
- a CDS encoding nitrogenase component 1 has translation MHECGTPLWPCAMTGAAACLAGFDGISVVIHGSSGCYYYPATLLNTHLYGTFILENEVIFGSGDRLREVISDLSGKGDRIAVVTTCVPSALGEDIREMVSGSELIVVDSPGFAGDLEAGYQAALAALGPSVNPEQSGVNIDGISLADPFHEGNIQEITRLLYRAGIPVGTVFCRDRADKVKTASPFTIGTNEDFGSGVGTSLGGTLGIPSLRTTLGKLAGIFDHADTDPVLKELDLQEERLIHAGDKFLRRYEPPRVAIFAGAAYALFAADTLKRYLDAEILIVGTRNDLPEQPGGQYRVEKLAGLEAVGRRITESDPDLVIGSSFERSLCPDRAFVGIIPPFRGQVRLAHYPLAGLGGSLYFVENVLNACMDRAP, from the coding sequence ATGCATGAGTGCGGGACTCCGCTGTGGCCCTGCGCCATGACCGGGGCTGCTGCATGCCTTGCCGGTTTTGACGGGATATCCGTGGTGATCCATGGATCCAGCGGGTGTTATTACTACCCGGCCACACTCCTCAACACACACCTGTACGGGACGTTTATCCTTGAAAACGAGGTGATTTTTGGATCAGGCGACAGGCTTAGAGAGGTGATCAGCGATCTCTCCGGGAAGGGTGACCGGATTGCGGTTGTCACCACCTGCGTTCCCTCCGCGCTGGGCGAGGATATTCGTGAAATGGTGAGCGGAAGCGAGCTCATTGTTGTGGACAGCCCCGGTTTTGCCGGGGATCTGGAGGCCGGGTACCAGGCAGCACTTGCCGCGCTTGGACCTTCAGTCAACCCGGAGCAATCAGGGGTAAATATCGATGGCATTTCCCTTGCAGATCCGTTCCATGAGGGAAATATCCAGGAAATCACCCGTCTGCTCTATCGGGCCGGTATCCCTGTCGGAACAGTATTTTGCCGGGACCGGGCAGATAAGGTAAAAACGGCTTCGCCTTTTACCATCGGTACAAATGAGGATTTTGGATCCGGGGTCGGGACCTCCCTGGGGGGTACTCTGGGTATACCTTCACTCCGCACAACCTTAGGAAAGCTCGCCGGAATTTTTGACCATGCAGATACGGATCCGGTATTAAAAGAGCTAGATCTGCAGGAAGAACGATTGATTCATGCCGGCGATAAGTTCCTGCGCCGGTACGAGCCTCCCCGTGTTGCGATCTTTGCCGGTGCAGCCTATGCCCTTTTTGCGGCAGATACCCTGAAACGGTATCTTGATGCGGAGATTCTCATTGTCGGCACACGCAACGACCTGCCGGAACAACCGGGGGGTCAGTACCGGGTGGAGAAACTGGCCGGGCTCGAAGCGGTTGGTCGCAGGATTACGGAATCTGATCCGGATCTTGTGATCGGCTCCTCATTTGAACGTTCTTTATGCCCGGACCGGGCATTTGTAGGAATTATACCGCCATTCCGCGGACAGGTCAGGCTTGCCCATTACCCCCTTGCAGGTCTGGGAGGCTCCCTTTATTTTGTCGAAAATGTCCTGAATGCCTGCATGGACCGGGCACCATAA
- a CDS encoding nitrogenase component 1: MSLNHLPASSCRTEGCTLTGALSVTTQIRDAITVVHGPPGCTHHNFSLLHATSVENDRVVLPPLISSGLSETEVIFGGEGALDRILDRAISCNPAAIFVLSTCIVETIGDDVAAVCDAKAGVPVIMIPTAGFLGGSFQTGVNNALVALAGMAEPSPGMNGGVNIIGEKNLEYEVDENFAEVARLLSLLGLSVNTRFVHNLTYGQIDSVGAARLNVLRDPALIPVGEYLKEHFKTPYISGFPLGLSGTITFLESVGAACGIDPRPAIEKERGFEQDTLSDFADIAGREISFSTLFPTHDGERVLRNIAYAFRLDVIPSGKPVPVPVTPPVGIAGVRRMLHRWRRAIHA; the protein is encoded by the coding sequence ATGAGCTTGAATCACTTGCCCGCCAGTTCGTGTAGAACCGAAGGCTGTACCCTGACCGGTGCGTTGTCGGTGACCACCCAGATCCGCGATGCGATCACAGTTGTGCATGGTCCGCCGGGATGTACGCACCACAATTTTTCCCTTCTGCATGCAACCAGCGTTGAGAATGATCGCGTTGTGCTTCCCCCGCTTATTTCGAGCGGGCTCTCGGAAACCGAGGTAATATTCGGCGGCGAAGGCGCACTCGACCGGATCCTGGATCGGGCAATTTCCTGCAATCCTGCAGCCATATTCGTTCTTTCCACTTGTATCGTAGAAACCATCGGAGACGATGTGGCTGCGGTCTGCGATGCAAAAGCCGGTGTTCCCGTCATCATGATCCCGACTGCCGGATTTCTTGGAGGTTCGTTCCAGACCGGGGTCAATAATGCGCTCGTGGCCCTTGCCGGCATGGCAGAACCTTCCCCGGGGATGAACGGGGGGGTAAATATTATCGGTGAAAAGAATCTCGAATATGAAGTTGACGAGAATTTCGCCGAGGTAGCCCGGCTGCTCTCCCTGCTGGGCCTTTCGGTTAACACCCGGTTTGTCCATAATCTTACCTACGGACAGATTGATTCCGTTGGGGCAGCCCGGCTTAACGTGCTCCGCGATCCCGCGCTCATTCCGGTTGGCGAGTACCTTAAGGAACACTTCAAAACACCCTATATTTCGGGATTTCCCCTGGGTTTGTCTGGCACTATCACGTTCCTTGAATCAGTTGGCGCCGCCTGCGGTATCGATCCCCGACCGGCGATTGAGAAAGAGCGCGGTTTTGAGCAGGACACACTCAGTGATTTTGCCGATATCGCAGGTCGTGAGATCTCCTTCTCCACACTCTTTCCGACACATGACGGGGAACGGGTATTGCGGAATATTGCATATGCATTCAGGCTGGATGTCATACCTTCGGGAAAGCCGGTACCGGTACCGGTAACACCCCCTGTCGGTATCGCCGGGGTACGACGAATGCTTCACCGCTGGAGGAGGGCAATTCATGCATGA
- a CDS encoding PAS domain-containing protein, translated as MDTSDENPYRELVENQQDLLVKFSTEGRLLFVNTAYCEALGKTKEELGGSIFMPATDQKYSEVMATQMTRLFRPPYTCQVEQWISSPQGPRCISWSARSITDGKGGVTAIVASGRDVTRLQREQRSIRKRDEELMLLLESGTPMYFTHSSDHTLRYVSPRIRALLGTGQKSGKRMWIDYLTDHPLNAKGLERTLKAIATGRREPPYRLEFYGRNNTKIWVEINEIPVVKNRVTVAIAGSLVDVTEKKRVEEGLIEAEILLKNYGSAKKGEKDPAGESSAGPFAALRSIFSSKKSTDEEDIPLDIPENLK; from the coding sequence ATGGATACCAGTGATGAAAATCCCTACCGGGAACTGGTAGAGAACCAGCAGGATCTGCTGGTCAAGTTCAGCACTGAGGGACGCCTTCTTTTTGTCAATACGGCATACTGCGAAGCATTAGGGAAGACAAAAGAAGAACTGGGAGGGAGCATTTTCATGCCCGCAACCGATCAGAAGTATTCTGAGGTGATGGCTACCCAGATGACCAGGCTTTTCCGGCCGCCCTATACCTGCCAGGTAGAGCAATGGATCTCTTCCCCGCAGGGCCCGCGCTGTATCAGCTGGTCTGCCCGTTCGATTACCGACGGAAAGGGAGGGGTGACTGCAATTGTGGCCTCCGGTCGGGACGTTACCCGGCTCCAGCGGGAGCAGCGCTCGATCCGGAAACGCGATGAGGAACTGATGCTCCTTCTGGAGAGCGGTACGCCGATGTACTTCACACACAGCTCCGACCATACCCTTCGCTATGTCAGTCCCCGGATCCGGGCACTTCTGGGGACCGGGCAGAAATCAGGTAAACGGATGTGGATCGATTATCTCACTGACCACCCGCTCAATGCAAAGGGACTGGAAAGAACGTTAAAAGCGATTGCCACCGGCCGCCGCGAACCCCCCTACCGGCTGGAATTTTACGGTCGCAACAATACAAAAATCTGGGTAGAGATAAATGAGATCCCGGTGGTAAAGAACCGCGTTACCGTGGCGATCGCCGGGTCTCTGGTGGACGTGACGGAAAAGAAGCGGGTCGAGGAGGGGCTTATTGAAGCGGAGATCCTCTTAAAGAACTACGGGAGTGCAAAAAAAGGAGAAAAAGACCCGGCAGGAGAGAGCAGCGCGGGACCGTTTGCCGCTCTCCGCTCCATCTTCTCATCCAAAAAATCCACCGATGAGGAGGATATCCCGCTCGATATACCTGAAAACCTGAAGTAA
- a CDS encoding TrkH family potassium uptake protein — MRRLLYLSTIFADLGAVFFFIAPVTAIPLVVTVLYSEWDLFLPMATVPVLLFTLGFLLKRLPRNERENRLSTALCSVALFWFTCAIVSGIPFMLGLRMGFTDAVFEGMAGWTGTAFSLIPSLDTAPHTLLFWRSFMQWIGGIGTIAFVIALASSTGLFQGKLFRPESREEPLMPGIISKGKAIWKIYGLLTFVAIGLILFTGLSLWDSVNLALTAISTGGFTPHTGGILSYHNVFLELLLIPLMIAGALPFRLYYLIAENRRWSLFGDEQVKLFFVVAAIGTAVLTYDLVYFGNADLPAALFEGVFMAVSALTTTGFQIADLQTWASVTLFFLTMLVFVGGCSGSSAGGIKLNRVVLGFRALIWWFHRLFVSGKVLIPFRSEGRIIPRATAELETAKTLLVIILSVILIFVATLVVLQFQQASAPLNDILFDVTSAFSTCGITSGYVSPDMPLVSKWVFIIVMWLGRLEVIPVIVLFMALFRGSD, encoded by the coding sequence ATGCGCCGGTTGCTCTATCTTTCCACCATCTTTGCCGATCTCGGTGCGGTTTTTTTCTTTATTGCCCCGGTCACGGCCATTCCCCTGGTGGTAACCGTGCTCTATTCGGAATGGGACCTCTTTTTACCTATGGCAACCGTGCCGGTCCTCCTCTTCACCCTGGGATTCCTGTTAAAACGCCTGCCCCGAAACGAGCGTGAAAACCGGCTTTCCACTGCGCTCTGCTCAGTTGCTCTTTTCTGGTTTACCTGTGCCATAGTAAGCGGAATTCCCTTCATGCTGGGCCTCCGCATGGGATTTACCGATGCTGTTTTCGAAGGAATGGCCGGGTGGACAGGAACTGCATTTTCCCTGATTCCCTCTCTTGATACCGCTCCCCATACCCTTCTTTTCTGGCGCTCGTTCATGCAATGGATCGGGGGAATCGGTACGATCGCTTTTGTCATTGCGCTTGCAAGCAGCACCGGGCTTTTCCAGGGAAAACTCTTCCGGCCTGAAAGCAGGGAGGAACCGCTGATGCCCGGTATCATCTCGAAAGGAAAGGCCATCTGGAAAATTTACGGACTCCTGACGTTTGTCGCGATCGGTCTCATCCTCTTTACCGGTCTATCCCTCTGGGATTCGGTCAACCTTGCGCTCACCGCGATCTCCACGGGAGGTTTTACTCCACATACCGGCGGTATCCTTTCGTACCACAATGTGTTCCTGGAACTGTTGCTCATTCCCCTCATGATTGCAGGAGCACTGCCCTTCCGCCTGTACTATCTTATCGCAGAGAACCGGCGCTGGAGTCTTTTCGGTGATGAACAGGTCAAACTCTTTTTTGTTGTTGCGGCCATCGGTACTGCGGTTCTTACGTATGATCTGGTCTATTTCGGGAATGCGGATTTGCCTGCAGCCCTTTTCGAAGGGGTCTTCATGGCGGTCTCTGCCCTTACCACCACCGGGTTCCAGATCGCGGACCTCCAGACATGGGCAAGTGTGACGCTTTTCTTTTTGACGATGCTCGTCTTCGTTGGCGGTTGTTCCGGGAGTTCGGCAGGGGGGATCAAGCTGAACCGGGTGGTGCTGGGGTTCCGTGCCCTGATCTGGTGGTTCCACCGGTTGTTCGTGAGCGGGAAGGTTCTGATCCCTTTCCGGAGTGAAGGCCGGATTATCCCGCGTGCAACTGCCGAGCTGGAAACCGCAAAGACCCTGCTTGTCATCATCCTTTCCGTTATCCTTATCTTTGTTGCCACCCTCGTCGTCCTCCAGTTCCAGCAGGCATCTGCTCCCCTCAATGACATCCTCTTTGATGTCACGTCCGCATTTTCTACCTGCGGGATCACCTCGGGATATGTCTCTCCGGATATGCCGCTTGTCTCGAAATGGGTTTTTATTATCGTGATGTGGCTGGGAAGGCTTGAGGTGATCCCGGTGATAGTCCTGTTTATGGCACTCTTCCGGGGTTCTGATTAG
- a CDS encoding 3-isopropylmalate dehydratase small subunit produces MRVWKFGDNIDTDAIIPGRFLTLNDAKDLAKHAFEGTRDEFAKKVKAGDVVVGGKNFGCGSSREHAPLALLGNGVTVVLAQSFARIFFRNAINTGVLPIVCPETDRIADGAKITVNIKKGYIEADGERFAIEPVPPFMQGIIDAGGLVEYAKNLKEVPVCTKSRQ; encoded by the coding sequence ATGAGGGTATGGAAGTTCGGGGACAATATCGATACGGACGCGATCATCCCGGGCCGGTTTCTGACGCTTAACGATGCAAAAGATCTGGCAAAGCATGCATTCGAGGGCACCCGTGACGAATTTGCAAAAAAGGTGAAGGCCGGTGACGTGGTGGTAGGCGGGAAGAACTTCGGGTGCGGCTCTTCACGGGAGCACGCGCCGCTTGCCCTTCTCGGGAACGGCGTGACAGTCGTGCTTGCCCAGTCTTTTGCCCGGATCTTTTTCCGGAATGCTATCAACACAGGTGTTCTCCCGATCGTCTGCCCTGAAACGGACAGGATTGCCGACGGGGCAAAGATAACCGTCAACATCAAGAAAGGCTACATAGAGGCAGATGGCGAACGGTTCGCCATCGAGCCGGTGCCCCCCTTCATGCAGGGGATCATCGATGCGGGCGGTCTTGTGGAGTACGCGAAGAATTTAAAGGAGGTGCCGGTATGTACAAAGTCGCGGCAATAG
- a CDS encoding isocitrate/isopropylmalate dehydrogenase family protein, whose product MYKVAAIGGDGIGPEIVAEGKKVLEAAGERYRFDIDWTDFDIGADRYLATKKLLTEDDLAELKKFKAIYFGAIGDPRVPPGILEKGILLALRFSFDQYVNLRPIRLLEGVETPLANKTPKDIDFVVVRENTEDFYVGIGSRFKKHQKTELAVVRDLYNVKFGLDIETDAEELAYQIGVVTREGSRRVQTYAFDLATKRRKKLTSVDKANVLSDVYGLWRDVFTETAKKYPEVVTDFNFVDAVTMWFVKNPEWFDVVVTPNMFGDIITDLGAMIQGGLGLAPGGNINPKGTSMFEPIHGSAPKYKGMDVANPIATVWAGSLLLDHLGEHAAAAAVVSAIERSIKDGMVTKDLGGTVGTKKAGSYIADCVRRG is encoded by the coding sequence ATGTACAAAGTCGCGGCAATAGGCGGGGACGGGATCGGCCCGGAGATAGTTGCAGAAGGAAAGAAGGTGCTTGAAGCCGCCGGGGAGCGGTACCGCTTTGATATTGACTGGACGGATTTTGATATCGGGGCGGACAGGTATCTCGCTACAAAGAAACTCCTCACCGAAGACGACCTTGCCGAACTCAAAAAATTCAAGGCGATCTACTTTGGTGCCATCGGCGACCCCCGGGTTCCACCGGGCATCCTTGAGAAGGGGATCCTTCTTGCCCTCCGGTTCTCGTTTGATCAGTACGTGAACCTGCGGCCGATCCGGCTTCTTGAGGGCGTTGAAACACCGCTTGCCAACAAGACCCCAAAGGACATCGATTTTGTCGTTGTCCGTGAGAATACCGAGGATTTCTATGTCGGGATCGGTTCCCGGTTCAAGAAACACCAGAAGACCGAGCTTGCCGTTGTCCGCGACCTCTACAACGTGAAGTTCGGGCTCGACATCGAGACCGATGCCGAGGAACTCGCGTACCAGATCGGGGTCGTGACCCGGGAAGGTTCGCGCCGGGTCCAGACCTATGCCTTTGACCTCGCCACAAAACGCCGCAAAAAGCTCACTTCGGTTGACAAGGCAAACGTCCTCTCAGACGTATACGGGCTCTGGCGGGACGTGTTTACCGAGACCGCAAAGAAGTATCCCGAAGTTGTCACCGACTTTAACTTCGTTGACGCGGTTACGATGTGGTTTGTGAAAAACCCCGAGTGGTTCGATGTCGTGGTCACACCCAACATGTTCGGCGATATCATCACCGATCTCGGCGCCATGATCCAGGGCGGCCTCGGCCTTGCCCCGGGCGGGAACATCAACCCGAAGGGCACCTCCATGTTTGAGCCGATCCACGGATCGGCGCCGAAGTACAAGGGCATGGACGTTGCAAACCCGATAGCAACCGTCTGGGCCGGTTCGCTTCTCCTTGATCACTTGGGAGAGCACGCGGCGGCGGCGGCTGTTGTTTCGGCCATAGAGAGAAGCATAAAGGACGGTATGGTCACCAAGGACCTCGGCGGGACTGTGGGGACAAAGAAGGCTGGCAGTTATATTGCGGATTGTGTCCGCCGTGGCTGA
- a CDS encoding FprA family A-type flavoprotein: MVSRELVAGVYSVGAFDFDRRIFDELIPLPEGTSYNAYLIRGSEKTVLIDTVDPSKEYDLISNLVKMGIESIDYIVINHAEQDHSGSLPMILEFYPDARVVTNAKCRDLLIALLHIPSDRFMVISEGETLSLGDRTLRFFLTPWTHWPETQITFLVEDKILFSCDLFGFHAATSELFITDEAWAYRSAKRYYAEIMMPFRGSIKGYVEKVRGLDPVMIAPSHGPVHKNPKSILDAYAEWVSDSVKNEVVIPYVSMHGSTAKMVDHLTGALIARGIVVKPFNLTRTDTGDLALALVDAATVVFATPTVLFGPHPTVVSATYLANILRPKTRFASVIGSYGWGGKSVETITKMLDHVKVDLLPPVMVNGEPGEAAMQDLDRLADEILKKHKEVNIV, from the coding sequence ATGGTCTCACGTGAACTTGTTGCAGGAGTTTATTCAGTCGGGGCATTTGATTTTGACCGACGGATATTCGATGAATTGATCCCACTCCCGGAAGGGACCAGCTACAATGCATACCTGATTCGGGGCAGCGAAAAAACAGTCCTGATCGATACCGTTGATCCCTCAAAGGAATATGATCTCATTTCGAACCTGGTAAAAATGGGTATCGAGAGCATAGATTACATCGTGATCAACCATGCGGAGCAGGATCATTCCGGCTCGCTTCCGATGATCCTCGAATTTTACCCGGATGCACGGGTGGTTACCAATGCGAAATGCCGGGATCTCCTCATTGCCCTTTTGCACATCCCTTCGGATCGCTTCATGGTGATATCCGAGGGCGAGACACTGTCACTTGGGGACCGGACGCTCCGGTTTTTCCTTACCCCGTGGACACACTGGCCTGAGACCCAGATTACCTTCCTTGTCGAAGATAAGATCCTCTTTTCCTGCGATCTTTTTGGGTTCCATGCTGCAACAAGCGAGCTGTTCATTACCGATGAGGCCTGGGCTTACCGGTCGGCAAAACGCTATTATGCTGAGATCATGATGCCGTTCCGGGGGAGTATTAAGGGATATGTAGAAAAAGTCCGGGGGCTTGACCCGGTAATGATAGCACCCAGCCATGGCCCGGTCCATAAAAACCCGAAGTCAATCCTTGATGCTTATGCCGAGTGGGTATCGGATTCTGTGAAAAACGAGGTGGTTATACCGTACGTTTCAATGCACGGCAGCACGGCAAAGATGGTGGACCATCTTACCGGGGCACTCATCGCGCGGGGGATCGTGGTAAAACCCTTCAACCTGACCCGTACGGATACAGGGGACCTTGCTCTGGCCCTTGTCGATGCGGCTACAGTTGTATTCGCGACACCGACAGTCCTTTTCGGGCCGCATCCCACGGTGGTCTCAGCTACCTACCTTGCAAATATCCTCAGGCCCAAGACACGTTTTGCCTCGGTTATAGGATCCTATGGGTGGGGAGGTAAGAGCGTAGAGACGATTACGAAGATGCTCGATCATGTGAAAGTAGATCTCCTCCCGCCGGTTATGGTCAACGGCGAACCCGGTGAGGCGGCCATGCAGGATCTGGATCGGCTGGCAGACGAAATCTTAAAGAAGCATAAGGAAGTTAACATCGTGTAA
- the cfbC gene encoding Ni-sirohydrochlorin a,c-diamide reductive cyclase ATP-dependent reductase subunit, giving the protein MKQIALYGKGGIGKSTTSANLSAALSLSGYNVLQIGCDPKRDSTRMLMQGRLIPTVMDLVRERGAASVTPADVVYTGFNGIRCVEAGGPEPGVGCAGRGIIATFQLLEKFGTLTGDVIVYDVLGDVVCGGFAMPMREGYAQEVYLVTSGELMSLYAANNICKAVQRLSARPRSMCRLAGVICNAKNLPREEELVAEFARRVNSHLLQYIPRDRTVQLAELDRKTVLEYEPSSEQAQRYRDLAARVMENTRFTIPTPLEIDELESLARQFV; this is encoded by the coding sequence ATGAAGCAGATCGCCCTGTACGGAAAAGGCGGTATCGGAAAGTCCACGACTTCTGCGAACCTGTCTGCAGCCCTTTCCCTTTCAGGGTACAACGTTCTCCAGATTGGTTGCGATCCCAAGCGCGATAGTACCAGGATGCTGATGCAGGGACGGTTGATTCCTACAGTTATGGATCTGGTGCGCGAACGGGGAGCGGCATCAGTAACCCCGGCGGATGTAGTCTATACCGGTTTTAATGGCATCCGCTGCGTTGAAGCCGGAGGGCCGGAACCTGGCGTTGGTTGCGCCGGGCGGGGGATTATCGCCACGTTCCAGCTGCTGGAAAAATTCGGTACGCTCACGGGAGATGTGATCGTGTACGATGTGCTGGGCGATGTGGTCTGTGGCGGGTTTGCCATGCCGATGCGGGAAGGGTACGCCCAGGAAGTGTACCTTGTAACTTCGGGAGAACTTATGTCCCTGTATGCGGCAAACAACATCTGCAAGGCTGTACAGAGGCTGAGTGCCCGCCCGAGGAGCATGTGCCGCTTGGCCGGGGTTATCTGCAACGCCAAGAACCTGCCCCGGGAAGAGGAGCTGGTGGCAGAGTTTGCCCGCCGGGTCAACAGCCATCTTCTCCAGTATATCCCGCGTGATCGCACGGTCCAGCTGGCAGAACTGGACCGCAAGACCGTGCTTGAGTACGAGCCGTCATCTGAACAGGCACAGAGGTACAGGGACCTTGCAGCCCGGGTTATGGAAAACACGCGCTTTACCATACCCACCCCCCTTGAGATCGATGAGCTTGAATCACTTGCCCGCCAGTTCGTGTAG
- a CDS encoding 3-isopropylmalate dehydratase large subunit translates to MGSTIVEKIFSRKCGSDIKAGEVVMAPIDGAMIHDITGPLAIRKFYEMGGKQVFDPKSVIMLFDHQIPADSLEAAENHVFMRKFAAEQGIHNYDINEGVCHQVVLEKGRAAPGEIVVGADSHTCMYGAVGAFATGIGSTDMGFALKFGALYFKVPETVRAEISGKFQKRVGAKDLILSIAADIGADGATYQAIEFTGKTISKMDMAGRMTCCNMAIEMGAKAGIVPPDKVTWEYMKGRRKITPFALASDDDAKFAEKRTYNVADLEPQVAVPHNVDQGIPVGKVEGTHIDQVFIGSCTNGRYEDLVEAAEVLGKKKFDPKVRVLVIPASRDEYLKALEAGLVERFVRAGALVEAPCCGPCMGGSFGLIAAGEVSLATSNRNFRGRQGSTEGKVYLCSPATAAASAIKGEITDPREV, encoded by the coding sequence ATGGGATCAACAATCGTAGAGAAGATCTTCTCACGGAAATGCGGCAGCGATATTAAAGCAGGCGAAGTCGTCATGGCACCCATTGACGGGGCCATGATCCACGACATTACCGGCCCGCTTGCCATCCGGAAGTTCTACGAGATGGGCGGAAAACAGGTCTTTGACCCAAAAAGCGTCATCATGCTCTTTGACCACCAGATACCGGCCGACTCGCTTGAGGCTGCGGAGAACCATGTCTTCATGCGGAAGTTTGCCGCAGAGCAGGGTATCCACAACTATGATATCAACGAGGGCGTCTGCCACCAGGTGGTCCTGGAGAAGGGCAGGGCAGCGCCCGGCGAGATCGTGGTCGGGGCAGATTCCCACACCTGCATGTACGGGGCGGTGGGGGCATTTGCCACCGGTATCGGGTCTACAGACATGGGCTTTGCGCTCAAGTTCGGGGCCCTGTACTTCAAGGTGCCGGAGACTGTTCGGGCGGAGATTTCGGGAAAGTTCCAGAAACGTGTTGGCGCAAAGGATCTGATCCTCTCAATTGCGGCAGATATCGGAGCTGACGGCGCGACCTACCAGGCAATCGAGTTTACCGGTAAAACTATCTCTAAAATGGACATGGCCGGACGGATGACCTGCTGCAACATGGCCATCGAGATGGGGGCAAAGGCAGGAATAGTCCCTCCCGACAAGGTGACCTGGGAGTACATGAAGGGCCGGCGGAAGATAACGCCGTTTGCGCTTGCAAGTGACGACGATGCAAAGTTCGCAGAGAAGCGGACATACAATGTCGCGGATCTCGAACCACAGGTTGCGGTCCCCCACAACGTTGATCAGGGAATCCCGGTAGGTAAGGTTGAAGGAACCCACATCGACCAGGTCTTCATCGGCTCGTGTACGAACGGCCGGTACGAGGATCTCGTGGAGGCAGCAGAGGTGCTGGGCAAAAAGAAATTCGACCCGAAGGTCCGGGTGCTTGTCATCCCCGCGTCCCGGGACGAGTATCTCAAGGCGCTTGAAGCGGGGCTCGTTGAACGGTTCGTCAGAGCCGGGGCCCTTGTCGAGGCCCCCTGCTGCGGACCCTGCATGGGCGGATCGTTTGGCCTGATAGCAGCTGGCGAGGTTTCGCTTGCCACCTCAAATCGGAACTTCCGGGGCCGGCAGGGAAGCACGGAGGGGAAAGTATACCTCTGCTCGCCGGCTACGGCTGCTGCAAGTGCAATAAAGGGTGAAATCACCGATCCAAGGGAGGTGTAA
- a CDS encoding desulfoferrodoxin, with the protein MTKLFEVYKCEVCGNTVMVVGASGGTMVCCGKPMTLQQEKTADPGKEKHVPVIEKTANGILVKVGSIPHPMEEKHYIQWIEVRSGDNAYIKWLKPGEKPEAEFPVHDTSVKARELCSVHGLWTNRV; encoded by the coding sequence ATGACAAAACTCTTCGAGGTTTACAAGTGCGAAGTCTGTGGGAATACCGTCATGGTTGTCGGTGCTTCCGGTGGGACGATGGTGTGCTGCGGGAAACCCATGACTCTCCAGCAGGAAAAAACTGCAGACCCGGGAAAAGAGAAACACGTACCGGTGATCGAAAAGACAGCAAACGGGATCCTGGTGAAAGTCGGCTCCATTCCCCACCCTATGGAAGAGAAACATTATATCCAGTGGATTGAGGTCCGTTCCGGTGACAATGCATATATCAAGTGGCTCAAACCCGGTGAGAAGCCGGAAGCAGAGTTCCCGGTTCACGACACCAGTGTAAAGGCCCGGGAGCTCTGCAGCGTACACGGGCTCTGGACCAACAGGGTGTAA